One Notolabrus celidotus isolate fNotCel1 chromosome 16, fNotCel1.pri, whole genome shotgun sequence DNA window includes the following coding sequences:
- the si:dkey-240h12.4 gene encoding death-associated protein kinase 2 gives MAVFKPENVEDFYEMGEVLGSGHFGQVRQVRERSSGTLWAGKFLKIRKNACSLLGMERSSVEREVEILQAIQHPNIVTVRDVFESRAEVVLILELVSGGELFDFIAEKENFLESEAIEFLKQILEALRFMHSKNIVHFDLKPENVMLSDKLAPHPIIKLIDFGLAQRLCQGEEFKSTSGTPQYIAPEIINYEPLSAAADMWSIGVITYILLSGLSPFQGDTDEETLANILSMKYEFDDRFFSSTSSMAKEFIQKLLVKDPRERMTADDSLHHPWIKPITRSQKVKRNRSSINMKSFKKFNARRKWKMSYNMVWMCNRLVRLKLLCKKSDPDPVQRDCESDVEDMESKPASLLRRRLSSSS, from the exons ATGGCTGTCTTCAAACCTGAAAATGTGGAAGACTTTTATGAGATGGGAGAAGTTCTGGGCAG TGGACATTTCGGTCAGGTGCGGCAGGTACGGGAGCGTTCCTCTGGGACTCTCTGGGCTGGAAAATTCCTGAAGATCCGGAAGAATGCGTGCAGTCTGCTGGGTATGGAGCGGAGCAGTGTTGAGAGAGAGGTCGAGATCCTGCAGGCCATCCAACACCCCAACATCGTGACGGTCCGAGATGTGTTCGAGAGCCGGGCCGAGGTGGTGCTGATCTTGGAGCT AGTCAGCGGAGGCGAGCTGTTCGACTTCATTGCTGAGAAAGAGAACTTTCTGGAAAGTGAAGCCATCGAGTTCCTGAAACAGATTTTAGAGGCTCTGAGATTCATGCACAGCAAGAACATTGTGCACTTTGACCTCAAG ccGGAGAACGTGATGCTGTCTGATAAACTGGCTCCTCATCCCATCATCAAACTGATCGACTTCGGCCTAGCTCAGCGTCTGTGCCAGGGCGAGGAGTTCAAGAGCACAAGTGGAACACCGCAGTATATTG ctCCTGAGATTATCAACTATGAACCTCTTAGTGCGGCTGCAGATATGTG gagcATCGGAGTCATCACCTACatact CCTGAGCGGTTTGTCGCCGTTTCAAGGTGACACAGACGAAGAGACTCTGGCGAATATCCTCTCCATGAAGTATGAGTTTGACGATCGATTTTTCAGCTCGACCAGCTCCATGGCCAAAGAGTTCATCCAGAAACTGTTGGTCAAAGATCCCAG agagagaaTGACGGCTGACGACAGCCTTCATCATCCCTGGATTAAG CCAATCACTCGCTCTCAGAAGGTTAAAAGGAATCGATCATCCATCAACatgaagagctttaaaaagttCAATGCCAGGAGGAAGTGgaag ATGTCCTATAACATGGTGTGGATGTGTAACCGACTGGTCCGCCTGAAACTGCTGTGTAAGAAGTCGGATCCAGATCCAGTCCAG